Part of the Candidatus Eisenbacteria bacterium genome is shown below.
GGCCTCCGGCCCGCTGCCGGTCGCCGAGGCGATCGAGCTGTGCCGGCAGGTGGCGACGGGCCTCGAGGCCGCGCACGAAAGCGGCATCGTCCACCGCGACCTCAAACCGGCGAACATCATGGTCACGCCTGGCGGCGAGGTGCGCCTGCTCGACTTCGGCCTGGCGCGCGGCGACCTCGCCAGCTCGGGCGCGGTGTCGGACTACTCGCACTCCCCGACGCTGACGGGCGGCCTGACGGGCGCGAACGTCATCCTCGGCACGGCCGCGTACATGAGCCCCGAGCAGGCGCGCGGCAAGCCGGTGGACCGGCGCACCGACATCTGGTCGTTCGGCGCCGTGCTCTACGAATGCCTGGCCGGCCGGCAGTGCTTCGCGGGCGAGACGCTGTCGGACACGATCGCGATGATCCTGCAGAGCGATCCGGACTGGACCGCGCTGCCGCGCGCGACGCCCCGCCGGGTGCGCGAGTTGCTCGCGCGCTGCCTCGAGCGCGACCCGCGCAAGCGCCTCCGCGACGCGGGCGAGGCGCGCATCGCCCTCGAGCGCGCGCTCGCCGAGCCCGCGGGGGAGGAGGGCGCCCCGGCGCGGTCCGCGCGCGGCCGCACGCTCGCGTTCGGGGCGCTCGTGCTGGTCGCGGGCGCGCTGCTGGGCGCGGGTGCGATGCGCTTCGCCGGGCGCGAGGCGGCACGCGTGGTGCGCTACCCGGTGCCGCCCCCGCCGGGTGACGTCATCGGGGTGGACGGCTTCACCGCCGCGGCCTACTGGGACGTGCCGGCGAGCGGCGATCGTATCGCCGCACGGCTGACGACGCCGAACCGCGACCGCAAGGGACCCGACCTGTTCGTGCGCCGACTCTCGGAGGCCGACTGGCGGGTCGTGCCCGGTGGCGAGCGGGTCATGGACGCGCCTCTGTTCGGCGACGACGGGCGGACGCTCTGGTTCGTCTCCCGGATCTCCGACGATTCGCCCGAAGAGCGGGTGATGAAGGCCAACACCGACGACGGTAGCCCGGCGGTTTCCGTCTGTGACGTCCCCGCGGGCATGGGAATGATGGCACCGCTGAGCGGCGGCCGCGTTCTGTTCATCCACGGCGACGGCGAGCGCATCGCCCTCTACGACCCGGCGGCGGGGGGACTGTCCGGCTGGAAGGTGGTCGAGCGCGGAAAGTACGCGGGCACGATTTCGTCGTTCGTGCCGCCGTCCATGGCCGGTGCCGGCCGCGACGAGGTGTTCGTCGGCACGACCGATTACGCGACCGACGGCTGGCACCAGGGCACGGCCGTTCTCGACGTACGCACCGGGCGGCTGTCTCCCGTGATGCGAGACGGGCAGTACGCGCATCTGACCGGCGACGGCGTGCTGCTGTTCTCGCGCGGCTCGAGCATCCTGGCCACGCGCTACGACGCGCGGGCGCATGCCACGCGCGGGGACGCGGTGCCGCTCTTCGAAGGCGTTCGCACGCGCGGCCAGTGGTTGCCCGGGCACTTCGCGCTCACGGCGCGCGGCGACCTGTTCTACTCGCCGGGCGGCGCGGTCGGTGAGCGGCGCACGCTCGAGCGGCTCGGACTGGACGGCAGGTTCACCCCGCTGCCCATCGCGCCGCGCGCCTTCGGCAACGCACCCGGTGTCGCCCTCGACGGCCGGCGCCTCGCGATCTCGGTGACCAATGCGCGGGGTTTCGACGAGATCTGGGCCTTCGAGCCGGGCGACAGTCTGGGGCAGCGAATCCTCCGCGTCGAGGGCGCGGACGTCACCCGGCCGGTGTTCACGCACGACGGGGAGTGGATGGCGTACAACCAGTCGGTTGACCAGTACGGCTCGGGGCTGTTCGTCCGTCGCTACGGGGCGGAGGAAGCGGCGCTGAAGGTCGTCGTCGTCCGGGGCGACTCCGTGGTGCGGGCCGTGAAGTGGTTCCCCGACGGCCGGCACCTGCTGTTCCGCGGCGGTGCGCGCGGCAACGAACGCCTGTTCATCGCCGAGGTTGCTCCGGCGAGCGGGGGCGCGTCGCGCGTGCGGGCCGTGCTCCCTGCGTGGCAGGTGGGCGAGACGGATCTCTCACCGGACGGCCGGCTGCTCGCGTTCGACACGCGCCGCACCGGGAACCAGCAAGTCCTCGGCTGCACGATCTCGCCGGATGGAGCGACCGGCCTTCCGGTCGTGCTCGTGCGCTCGGGGGCGATCCCGGCATGGTCGGCCGACGGCCGGCGGCTCTGGTACGTCGCCGGCCCGACCTCCGCCGAGGCCTGGGAGATGCAGGTCTCCAGCGCCGGAGGCATCACCCCGGGGCCCGCGCGCCGGCTCTTCACGCTCGGCCCGGAGGGCTTCCGGATCGTGAGCGGCCTGCAGCTGCCGGACGGCACGGTCGTGTGCGCGCTGGACCCCGTCGAGGGCCCCGAGTTGGCGCGCGTGGACGTGGTGCAGGGATGGTGGTCCACCGTGCGGAGCAAGCTCCGGCGCTGACGGCGCCCGGCGGCATGGGCCTCACGGCCCGTTGCCCGCTCGCGAACGCCATCGCTATCCTGCCCGAAGTCCATTCCCCCGCAGCACCGAACGAACACCCCCGGGGCTTCCCCATGCGTTTTCCAGCAGAGCCGTTCCGCATCAAGGTCGTCGAGCCCATCCGCCGCGTGTCGCGCGAGGAGCGCGAGAAACTGATCCGCGAGGCGGGCCTGAACATCTTCGCGGTGCCCGCGGACAGCATCTACGTGGACCTGCTCACCGACAGCGGCACGTCGGCGATGAGCGACAACCAGTGGGCCGGGCTGATGCTCGGCGACGAGTCGTACTCGGGCAGCCGGAACTACTTTCACTTCGAGAAGACGGTCCGCGAAATCTTCGGCTTCGAGCACGTCATTCCCACGCATCAGGGCCGGGTCGCCGAGAACCTGCTGTTCTCGACGCTCCTCAAGCCGGGCGACGTGGTGCCGAACAACATCCACTTCGACACGACGCGCGCGAACGTCGAACACCAGCAGGCGGAAGCGGCCGACCTGGTGATTGACGAAGGGCTCGACCCGACTTCGCTGCACCCGTTCAAGGGCGACCTCGACCCGGGCAAGCTCGATCGGCTGCTGACCGAAAAGAAGGGTCGCGTGCCGCTCGTGATGATCACGGTCACGAACAACTCGGGCGGCGGCCAGCCGGTCTCCATCGCCAACGTCCGCCAGGTGCGCGAGGTGTGCCGGCGCCACGGCGTGCCGCTGATCTTCGACGCCTGCCGCTTCGCGGAGAACTGCTATTTCATCCAGCAGCGCGAGAGCGGTTATGCGAACAAGTCCGTGGCGGAAATCGCGAGGGAACTGTTCTCCCACGGCGACGGCTGCACCATGAGCGCCAAGAAGGACGGTCTCGTCAACATCGGCGGCTTCCTGGCGCTCAACAATGCCGAATGGGTGGCGGCGATCACGAACCTGCTCATCCTGATCGAGGGTTTCCCGACCTACGGCGGGCTCGCCGGCCGGGATCTCGAGGCGATGGCGCGCGGCCTGCGGGAGGTCCTGGACGAGGACTACCTCGCGTTCCGCATCGGCCAGGTCGCGCACCTGGGCGAGATGCTCGATCAGGCGGGCGTGCCGATCGTCAAGCCGGTGGGCGGGCATGCGGTGTACGTGGACGCGAAGCGCTTCCTGCCGCAGATCCCGCAGTCGCAGTTTCCGGGGCAGGCGCTGGTCGCCGCGCTCTACCGCGATTACGGCATCCGCGCGGTGGAGGTGGGCAG
Proteins encoded:
- a CDS encoding protein kinase; this encodes MPIQPGTKLGAYEVLSPLGAGGMGEVWRARDTRLGRDVAIKVIPEDVAADPERITRFEREARLLASLRHPNVATLHGLESDGAQRFIVMECVEGESLAQRLASGPLPVAEAIELCRQVATGLEAAHESGIVHRDLKPANIMVTPGGEVRLLDFGLARGDLASSGAVSDYSHSPTLTGGLTGANVILGTAAYMSPEQARGKPVDRRTDIWSFGAVLYECLAGRQCFAGETLSDTIAMILQSDPDWTALPRATPRRVRELLARCLERDPRKRLRDAGEARIALERALAEPAGEEGAPARSARGRTLAFGALVLVAGALLGAGAMRFAGREAARVVRYPVPPPPGDVIGVDGFTAAAYWDVPASGDRIAARLTTPNRDRKGPDLFVRRLSEADWRVVPGGERVMDAPLFGDDGRTLWFVSRISDDSPEERVMKANTDDGSPAVSVCDVPAGMGMMAPLSGGRVLFIHGDGERIALYDPAAGGLSGWKVVERGKYAGTISSFVPPSMAGAGRDEVFVGTTDYATDGWHQGTAVLDVRTGRLSPVMRDGQYAHLTGDGVLLFSRGSSILATRYDARAHATRGDAVPLFEGVRTRGQWLPGHFALTARGDLFYSPGGAVGERRTLERLGLDGRFTPLPIAPRAFGNAPGVALDGRRLAISVTNARGFDEIWAFEPGDSLGQRILRVEGADVTRPVFTHDGEWMAYNQSVDQYGSGLFVRRYGAEEAALKVVVVRGDSVVRAVKWFPDGRHLLFRGGARGNERLFIAEVAPASGGASRVRAVLPAWQVGETDLSPDGRLLAFDTRRTGNQQVLGCTISPDGATGLPVVLVRSGAIPAWSADGRRLWYVAGPTSAEAWEMQVSSAGGITPGPARRLFTLGPEGFRIVSGLQLPDGTVVCALDPVEGPELARVDVVQGWWSTVRSKLRR
- a CDS encoding tryptophanase, with protein sequence MRFPAEPFRIKVVEPIRRVSREEREKLIREAGLNIFAVPADSIYVDLLTDSGTSAMSDNQWAGLMLGDESYSGSRNYFHFEKTVREIFGFEHVIPTHQGRVAENLLFSTLLKPGDVVPNNIHFDTTRANVEHQQAEAADLVIDEGLDPTSLHPFKGDLDPGKLDRLLTEKKGRVPLVMITVTNNSGGGQPVSIANVRQVREVCRRHGVPLIFDACRFAENCYFIQQRESGYANKSVAEIARELFSHGDGCTMSAKKDGLVNIGGFLALNNAEWVAAITNLLILIEGFPTYGGLAGRDLEAMARGLREVLDEDYLAFRIGQVAHLGEMLDQAGVPIVKPVGGHAVYVDAKRFLPQIPQSQFPGQALVAALYRDYGIRAVEVGSLMFAHRDAHSGEVAYPRLELVRLAVPRRVYTTEHMRYVAESVIELHRQRARLKGLRITWEAPVLRHFTARLEEITDREVGTAR